CCTCGCCGCTCATCTGAAAGCCCAGCGGCTTGTCGAGGCCAAATTTCTTGAGGTAGTCGGTGTAGCGCGACGGGTTGCCGGCAAAGTGCTCCTGCACCAGCCGCGCCACCCCAATGTTGCTCGATTTTTCAAACACTTGCTGCACCGTAATGCGGCCGTTGGCATGCGAGTCCGTCTTCACGGCCCCGCCAATGAGCATGCGACCGGGGCCGGTGTCCACCATATCGTCGAGCTGCAAATTGGGGTCGGCTTCCAGCACGGCCATCATCGAGGCCAGCTTAAAGGTCGAGCCCGGCTCGGTGCGGCCCTGGTCGGCAAAGGCGTAGTTGTAGTCCTCCTTGTACGTGCCATCGGCGGCGCGGCCGAGGTTGGCCACGGCCTTGATTTCGCCGGTTTTCACCTCCATCAGAATCACGCAGCCATACTTGGCATCGTTAGCCACCAGCGATTTATAGAGCGCATCCTCGGCCCCGTCTTGCAGGTTGATATCGAGCGTCGTTTTCACGTCGTAGCCCGGCTGGGGCTTGATTTCGGTGCCGTCGTACACTGGCTTAAAGCCCCCCGGCACGCGCTCAAACAGCGCCTCGCCAGCCTTGCCCGCCAGCTTTTGCTGGAAGGTGAATTCCAGGCCCGCGCCGTTCTTGTCCTCGTTCACGAAGCCTACCGTGCGTTGGGCCAGCCCCCCGAAGGGCCGGAAGCGCTTGTCCACTTTCTCAAAAATGGCCCCGCCCCGGCGCTTGGCCCGGAAGATGGGCCAACTCGCCAGCTCCTTCTTTTCCTGGAAATTAATCTGCCGCGAGTTCAGCCGAATGTAGCGCACATCGTGGTCGTTGTGCGCTTCCAGCAGCTTGCGCCGGTACTCCTGCACGCTGCGGTCCTGAAAAAAGTGCGCCAGGTGCCAGGCCAGCGAATCGACATTAGCAGTAAATGCGGCATCATCGACCACGCCGGGGTCCCAGGCTACCCGGTAGAAGGGCAGCGAGGTCGCCATAATGCTCTCGTTATCCGAATAGATGTTGCCCCGCGTGGCCGGCACCGGCTGGTAGCTAATGCGGCGCTCCTGCTCCAGGGCGCGCCACTTGGCCCCCTCCTGGTACTGAATGCGCGAGATTTTCCAGGCCACCGCGCACGAGAATAGCGCTACCCCCAGAAACGCGAGCCGCACCCGCGTCACAATGGATTTCTTAACGCTGCTTTTCATGAGTAGATTTTTTAGCGGCGACCTGCCCAGATTTCCCTTGGGCTACTTTGTGCTTTTTTGTACTAATAACCTTGCCTGGCACCCCATCTCTGCTACCTAGGGCATTGCTATGCACGCCTTTGTCGTTCGTAGTAGGGGTAGGCGCGTCTTCGGGAGCCAGGCCGGGCGGCGGCGCGCCCAGCTCCAAAGCCTCGTCGTCGGTGGGTAGGCCCAGCTGCTGGCGGCGCGCCCGGCCCTGTATAGAGTCGGCGCGGGCCGAGGCTACCGAGTCGCGGGCGGCGCGGGCGGTCAGGGTATCGGCGGTGAGCACGGGCATGGTTTCCAGCTCGGCCTCATCGAGGCGGCCAGCCGGCACCGCAATGCGGAAGGGCGGCGACGAGCTTTCGACCAGCCCGATGGCGGCCACCTTGCGGGCCACCTCGCTCTGCTTGCTGGCCTCCATGTAATCCGATTTCAGGGTGGTATAATCGGCGCGCAAATCCTCGGTTTCCTGCTTGAGCCGCTGAATGTTGCGATTCATACGGTTGCCGTAGTGCGTGTTGCCGATGTAGAATAGCGTGAGCAGCATCACGAAGAGCAGCTTGGGCAGGAAGCGCACCGGCAGGCCTTCACGAAACAACCCATCGAGGCCCGTGAAGCGGTCGAGCAGCGAAAACAGGCTCCA
The genomic region above belongs to Hymenobacter psoromatis and contains:
- a CDS encoding FtsL-like putative cell division protein encodes the protein MAGNTIRPVAAGPPRANTVRAPRAPEPVNETPPAVAAAPPVAAPTPPPAPEPIPPTPPKARKPAAPAPAFTTPAWEPAEGRTATGWSLFSLLDRFTGLDGLFREGLPVRFLPKLLFVMLLTLFYIGNTHYGNRMNRNIQRLKQETEDLRADYTTLKSDYMEASKQSEVARKVAAIGLVESSSPPFRIAVPAGRLDEAELETMPVLTADTLTARAARDSVASARADSIQGRARRQQLGLPTDDEALELGAPPPGLAPEDAPTPTTNDKGVHSNALGSRDGVPGKVISTKKHKVAQGKSGQVAAKKSTHEKQR